In the genome of Achromobacter sp. MFA1 R4, the window GAGGGATCCGACAGCGCATCCAGATCGGGCTTGTTCCAGGCCTTGCCCGGCACCGAATCGATTAGGCGGCGCGTGTATTCATGTTGGGGGTGATAGAAAATCGTGGCGGCGCGATCCAGCTCCACCAGTTGCCCTTGGCGCATCACCGCGATGCGGTCGCAGATCTGGGCGGCGACGCGCAGGTCATGGGTGATGAACAGCACCGACAGGTCGAACTGCCCGCTCACGGTCTTGAGCAGGTCCAGCACCTGGGCCTGGATCGACACATCCAGCGCCGACACCGCCTCGTCGGCGACCAGCAGCCGCGGCTTGAGCGCCAGCGCGCGCGCGATGCCCACCCGCTGACGCTGCCCGCCCGAGAACTGGTGCGGATAGCGGTCGCCGGCGTCGCCGCCCAGGCCCACCAATTCCAGCAGTTCGCGCGCCTCGCGCAGTGCGGTCTTGCGGTTTTCGCCGAAGGCGATCGGCCCCTGCGCCACGGCCTCGATGACGCGATGGCGCGGATTGAGCGACGCGTAGGGATCCTGGAACACCATCTGGATCTGGCGGCGGTACGGACGGAAATCGCGCGGCTTCATGCCCACGAGCTCCTGGCCCTCCATGCGCACGCTGCCGCTGTCGGGCGCGATCAGCCCGATCAGCGTGCGGCCCAGCGTGGACTTGCCCGAACCGGACTCCCCGACGAGCCCCAGCGTTTCCCCCTGGCGGATCTCCAGCGAAATGTCGCGCAGCGCATCGACGCGCCGCCCGCCCGTGGCGAACGTCTTGCACAGATTTTTCACCACCATCAGCGGCTGCGCCGCCGCGGCCTCATCCTTGCCTTCGGGCTTGTGCGGCACCGCCGCGATGAGCTGGCGCGTGTAGGGATGCTGCGGACGGTTGAGGATGTCTTCGGCCGCGCCCGACTCCACCACCGTCCCCTTGCGCATCACCACGATGCGGTGGGCGATGTCGGCCACCACGCCGAAATCGTGGGTGATGAAGATGACGCCGATGCCCATGCGCCGCTGGATATCCTTGATCAGGTCCAGGATCTGCGCCTGCGTGGTGACGTCCAGCGCGGTCGTGGGCTCGTCGGCGATCAGCACGTCCGGCTCCAGGGCCAGGGCCATCGCGATCACCACCCGCTGGCGCTGGCCGCCCGACAGCTGGAACGGATAGGCGTCGTACATGGCCTGCGGATCGGGCAGCAACACCTGGCCGAACAGGTCCAGCACGCGCTGCTTGCGGGCGGCGGCGCCCAGGTTGGTGTGGCGCTCGAGCACCTCGTCGACCTGGCGGCCCACCCGCATGATGGGGTTGAGCGCCGTCATGGGTTCCTGGAAGACCATGCCGAAGGACCGGCCCCGCAGGCCGTACCAGTCGGTGGGCGACAGGTGGACCAGGTCGTGCCCGCCATACAGGATCTGCCCCTGCGTGACGCTAAGTTGGTCAGCCGGCAGCAGTCCCATGATGGCGTGCGCGGTGACCGATTTGCCCGAGCCGGACTCACCCACCACGCACAGGATCTCGTTGCGGTTCACGGTGTAGGACACGCCCTGCACCACCGTCGGACCGCCATGGGCGGCCGTTACGCTGAGATCACGGATTTCCAGCAGCGCGCTCATCACGTCGTCCTCCTGCGGGCCAGTTTGGGGTTGAGCGCATCGTTGAGCGCTTCGCCGATCAGGTTGAGCGCCAGCACCGTCATCAGGATCGCCACGCCGGGAAACACGCTCATCCACCAGGCGTCGCGCAGCACGCTGCGCGAGGCGCCGATGATGTAGCCCCAGGTCATGGCGTTGGGGTCGCCCAGGCCGAGGAAGCTCAGCGCCGATTCCAGCAGGATCGAGCTGGCGATCATCAGGGAGCCCGACACAATCACGGGCGACAGGCTGTTGGGCAGGATCTGCGTGAGGATGATGCGCAGGTTCGACTGCCCGGACAGCATCGCCGCCTGAACGAACTCGCGGTTCTTCAGGCTCATGAATTCGGCGCGGACCAGCCGCGCCAGTGGCGGCCAGGACACCACGGCAATGGCGAAGATCACCGTGGCCATGTTGGGCGTCAGGATCGCCACCAGCACCACCGCCAGGAAAAAGCTGGGGATGGTCTGGAACAGTTCGATGAACCCCACGATGGCCTGGTCTACTCGTCCGCCGTAGAACCCGGCCAGCGCGCCGACGGTGATGCCCAGCAGGATCGACACCGCCGTGGACACGGCGGCCAGCACCAGCGTGACGCGCGAGCCATAGGCGATGCCCGAGGCGATGTCGCGCCCCAGCGTGTCGGTGCCGAGCAATGCGCCTTCGGACAGCGGCGGCATGAATGGGCCGTTGATGATGTCCCAGGGACTGTCGGGGAAGATCCAGCTCGCGGTGATGGCCACCAGCGCAACCAGCGCGACCACGATCAGGCCCATGACGCCGCCCTTGTTGCGGCAGAACGATTGCATGAACGCTTTCATTTGAGTTCGATCCTGGGATCCGCCACCGTGTAAAGAATGTCGGTGATGAGGTTGACCACGACCACGATCAGCGAGGCCACGAAGAACACGCCGAGCAGCACGCTGTAGTCGCGCTGGATCAGCGCGTCGAATGCCAGCCGGCCGATACCCGGCCACGCAAAGACCGTTTCCACCAGGAGCGACCCGCCGATCAGCCCGCCCGCCTGGATGCCGGCATAGGTAATGACGGGCAGCAGCGCGTTACGCAGCACGTGGCGCACGATCACCGTGCGTTCGGACAGACCCTTGGCGCGCGCCGTCTTCACGAAGTCCAGCTGGCTGATTTCCAGGATGGACGCGCGGGTCAGCCGGGCGTAGACCGCCATGTAGAACATGCCCAGTGTGAGCGCCGGCAGCAGCAGATGCTTGGCCACGTCGGCCAGGCGCGCCAGCCCGGTCAGGTTGGCGCCGACACTTTCATAGCCGAAGGCCGGCAGCCATTCCAGGTTCACGGAAAAGAGCAGCACCAGCATCAGCCCCACCCAGAACAGCGGCGTGGCGTAGGCCAGCATCGACAGGGTCGTGATGACGGTATCGCCCCACTTCCCGACGCGCAGCGCGGCCTGCGTGCCCAGGCTTACCCCCGCCAGCAGCGCAAAGGCGAATGCCGACAGGGTCAGCAGCAAGGTGGCCGGCAGGTGCTCCAGGATCAGGCTGGATACCGGC includes:
- a CDS encoding ABC transporter ATP-binding protein, translating into MSALLEIRDLSVTAAHGGPTVVQGVSYTVNRNEILCVVGESGSGKSVTAHAIMGLLPADQLSVTQGQILYGGHDLVHLSPTDWYGLRGRSFGMVFQEPMTALNPIMRVGRQVDEVLERHTNLGAAARKQRVLDLFGQVLLPDPQAMYDAYPFQLSGGQRQRVVIAMALALEPDVLIADEPTTALDVTTQAQILDLIKDIQRRMGIGVIFITHDFGVVADIAHRIVVMRKGTVVESGAAEDILNRPQHPYTRQLIAAVPHKPEGKDEAAAAQPLMVVKNLCKTFATGGRRVDALRDISLEIRQGETLGLVGESGSGKSTLGRTLIGLIAPDSGSVRMEGQELVGMKPRDFRPYRRQIQMVFQDPYASLNPRHRVIEAVAQGPIAFGENRKTALREARELLELVGLGGDAGDRYPHQFSGGQRQRVGIARALALKPRLLVADEAVSALDVSIQAQVLDLLKTVSGQFDLSVLFITHDLRVAAQICDRIAVMRQGQLVELDRAATIFYHPQHEYTRRLIDSVPGKAWNKPDLDALSDPSTRSKQYA
- a CDS encoding ABC transporter permease — encoded protein: MKAFMQSFCRNKGGVMGLIVVALVALVAITASWIFPDSPWDIINGPFMPPLSEGALLGTDTLGRDIASGIAYGSRVTLVLAAVSTAVSILLGITVGALAGFYGGRVDQAIVGFIELFQTIPSFFLAVVLVAILTPNMATVIFAIAVVSWPPLARLVRAEFMSLKNREFVQAAMLSGQSNLRIILTQILPNSLSPVIVSGSLMIASSILLESALSFLGLGDPNAMTWGYIIGASRSVLRDAWWMSVFPGVAILMTVLALNLIGEALNDALNPKLARRRTT
- a CDS encoding ABC transporter permease; the protein is MKKIAKFLANRVVKSVLVLLMIALFNFFLVRAAPGDPAEILAGQSGAVDAEFIAKLRQEFGLDKPIAVQLGQYLKNVATFDLGYSYRQQAPVSSLILEHLPATLLLTLSAFAFALLAGVSLGTQAALRVGKWGDTVITTLSMLAYATPLFWVGLMLVLLFSVNLEWLPAFGYESVGANLTGLARLADVAKHLLLPALTLGMFYMAVYARLTRASILEISQLDFVKTARAKGLSERTVIVRHVLRNALLPVITYAGIQAGGLIGGSLLVETVFAWPGIGRLAFDALIQRDYSVLLGVFFVASLIVVVVNLITDILYTVADPRIELK